A genome region from Nicotiana tabacum cultivar K326 chromosome 13, ASM71507v2, whole genome shotgun sequence includes the following:
- the LOC142168332 gene encoding uncharacterized protein LOC142168332: MENGQAESTNKIIINNLKKRLEKSKGNWPEEFPGVLWAYRTTTKTAMGETPFSLVYGSEALIPVEIGEPSTRFTLATEESNDEELRTNLDLLEQRREAALIRMEAQKQIIERYYNRKAHLRLKAIFSHGLQDIPLNFIKSVVKKTVTKEL; encoded by the exons ATGGAAAATGGACAAGCTGAGTCAACGAATAAGATTATCatcaataatttgaagaagagaCTAGAAAAATCGAAAGGGAATTGGCCTGAAGAATTTCcaggagtattatgggcttatagAACCACAACAAAAACAGCCATGGGAGAAACTCCATTTTCGCTTGTGTACGGTTCAGAAGCTTTAATCCCGGTTGAAATAGGAGAACCAAGCACGAGATTCACATTGGCAACGGAAGAGTCGAACGATGAGGAATTAAGAACAAACTTGGACTTACTCGAACAAAGAAGAGAAGCAGCTTTAATACGGATGGAAGCACAAAAGCAAATcatagaaagatactacaacagaaAGGCTCACCTCAG GTTAAAGGCAATATTTAGTCATGGGTTGCAAGATATACCCTTGAATTTTATAAAATCTGTTGTAAAGAAAACAGTTACGAAAGAGTTATAG